From Candidatus Nomurabacteria bacterium:
TGCACCAACTGAAAAGTGCAGGTCAGATGCCTGTTCTTGCAAGATCAGCTCGATCAACACATTGAGTTCTCGTTTGTAATCAACAGCCATACATTTGTTACTTACTTTTTTGCCATTGCCTCTACTTTTTTAACCACATCACTTGGCACTGCTTCCGCTTTAATAATATACCCATCGGCTCCAGCCTTGGTCGCTTCTTCAATATCTTCATCTTGTCCCTGATTAGACAAAACGATGCACTTGGCTTTCATGTCAGGGAACTTTTCACGAATCGCTCTAATAAGTTCTGTTCCTGTCATTCCCGGCATGATCATGTCTAACATAATGACATCAAAATCTTGCGATCGCTCAAGAACACGCAAAGCAGTGACCGCACCATCAGCAACCTCAACCTCATAGCCAGTATCTTTAAACTTCAGCGCGTACATGTCGCGCAAAAAAGCGTCATCATCAATGAGAAGTAACTTCATCACTACCCATTATAGCCTCTGCCACCTCAATATCATTTAGGTTATCGACAGTATCATAAGTTTCATTTGGGTCAGTTTCAATACCGATCTTAGTACTAAAGACATTCATTTCTTCGTATGGTATCTCGTGATTAAGCGCCTTGATCATGGCGTCTTCTTGGATAGTGATAAAGCCATTCTTACGAGCAGCCATGAAGAATTCTTCTTCTGAGGCATTTTTCAAGATCAACTCTTGCATCTCTTCATTGATCTCAAGCACTTCAGTGATCGCAGTTCGTCCGCTGTAGCCAGTCGCGCAACCAGGTGTCGGTTCTGGATGCAACATCGTGCGACTTTCAGGTATACGCTTATGATACTTCTGTGGCAACGTCTTAAATGTCTCACTGATACGAGCCTCTGTACTTGGAGAAACTTCTTCTTCACGACCTGTACCATCACACAAGGTACGAGCAAGTCGCTGCGCGATCGTGAGTTTGAGCGTTGGTGCGATCAGGTACGGATCAATCCCCATGTCGATCAGACGCGGAATCACACCGATCGCGTTGTTGGTGTGAATCGTAGAAAGCACAAGGTGACCAGTAAGTGCAGCTTGGATAGCCAGCTGTGCAGTTTCAGTATCTCGGATCTCACCTACCATGATAATGTCTGGGTCTTGACGAAGTGCAGCGCGTAGACCGCGCGCGAAGGTGTACCCGATCTCGGGTCGAACCTGTGACTGACTCACTCCAGACATGTCATACTCAACCGGATCCTCAAGTGACATTACATTCTTGGTCACCGTATCAACTTCCTGGATCATTCCACGCAATGTAGTTGACTTACCAGAACCAGTTGGACCTGAGATGAGAATGATACCGTATGGTTCCTGCACGATCTTTCGGAGCAACTCCATATTTGAGGCAGAAATACCACTCTCTTCAAGCGAGCGAACTCCTTTACTCGTATCCAAAATACGCATTACCACCTTCTCGCCATGATTGGTAGGCAATACAGATACACGAAAATCGATCTTTCGATCATCAAATGTCGCTGAGAAACGACCATCTTGTGGCCGACGTCGCTCATCAAGACGCATCGAAGAGAGTATCTTCACTCGCGCAACCACTGCCATATGCACGTTCTTCGGCAGTGTGAGACTTTTTGCCAACTCACCATCAACACGAAAACGGACCGCCACCTCAACCGGACTTGGTTCAATATGAATATCAGACGCACTACCATCCACTGCATACCGCAAAATCGTCGCTACGATCTTTGTAACTGGCGCATCCTCTTCAATATGCTCCAGTGACTCTTTAGTCTGTACATCTGACTCCTCAAGACTAGCAGCAATTTCTTTATCGAGTTCGCTTTCAAGCGTCTCAAGCGCATCACCAACATCACCTTCCAGGTTTGAGTAGAAGTTAAGGATACGAACAATATCCTCATCTGGCATGTAGACGAGCTTGTATGGAATATTGTTCTTGGTGCTTATGAAGTTAAGCGCCTCACGCATCTGTAGGTTGTCAGGATTGTTGACACCCACCACCAACACATCATCTTCAACCTTAAGGGGCACCATTCGATAGTGCTGGGCTGATTCTTCTGAAATAAAATCTAGGATCTCCTGAGTAACCGTAAATCCTTCTGGGATATCAAAGACTGGCACCTGATAGAAATCGGCCATAAACTGACGAACATCCTCCTTGCTCATGCCGAGTTCTTCAAAAACAGACTCATATGAACGGCCAGTCTCACCGATAATACGCTCAGCCTCCGTAATAAAAGACTGATCGACCCCACCACGCTCTTGTAATGCCTGCAGCGGATCCATGGTGCCTAGATATTTGTTATAACCGGAACTGATGCTGGAGGCTCGAGTTCATCGAACACTTTATCTTCTACTTCGGCAAACGGATCAGATCGGCCAATTGGTGGCTCGACAATATCAGTACGGTAACTTCGAAGTGACGTGAACCGCTCATCATCAAAAAGACCAACGTTCATCTGCACACCATCTAGCACTTTACCCCGCTCAATAAAAGCTCTTGTATTGGCGATCATGTTATCGAACGTCGGTCGATTCGAATCAAAATCCAGGGTAGTTGCAGACTTTTGTGTATAGAGATAATACCCGGCAAACGCAACCGTAATGAGTCCGAGAACGATGATTAGATTTACTGCAGTTTTACTCATATTCCACGTACTTAACTACTAATTTCTGAAGACATGTACTCATAAGTCATGATCTCAAAATCAGCTGATAGAAAACCACCATCAATTCGTTTGATCGACAGGTCGTGGATCTCAAATGGATAATTATTCTGCTCAAGAAGGGTCAAGAAGGTTTTTACTTGATTATAGGTCCCTTCAACTGAAAGACTGAAGCTGTGTGGCTTTGGCATGTTCAGCGGCTGGCCAGTTCTTGGGTCAGTTGGCACCCTATAATTTTGCACCTTCGCATATGTAACATCGCGATACAACAATCCTGCCTGCTTAACGATCAGGTACAGATCACGTGGTATATGGATCGAATCAACCGAATCTGGCATGTACGTGTATAACCTTTCCTCATCACGAGTTGGCGTATTATCCATACGAGAAACAAGCGTGCGTAACTTTTGGTTCACTGCTTCGACCTGCTCATTTTGCTTTTGATATGCTTCGATCTGTGACTGCACTTCACCAATATCAGAAAAAGCTGGTTTTACATATGTGATGATGATCGCTACAGAGATTATCACCATGCCGATCTGTGTGAATAAGCCTTTTGGAATCATAGATCATTATCGTTAACATCGACTGCTGTGGTCGTTGCAATTGGACTAACCGGGCTAGTAACTACTGGTGCAGAAACAGTGATCGGCGCATCAGGCGGAACGTACGGAATAGCTTCAATCGGTACAGTTAGTTCTACTTTGAAATCAACAGCTGATCGCTGATTCAGGATCGCATTCTTATCTTCTTGTAGCCTCTCTTGAGCAGCGTCAGCCTCACTTAATGCCTTCACATCCATCACCGAAACGTCTGCGATTATCTCAGAGTCAGTAAAGAGATCACGCTGGAAGATAGTTGAGTCGAACGTGTCTGTGTTCACTGCAGCAGCAAGCATGTATTCTGAATCCATCTCACGAGTAAGTGATAGGTCTTCAAGCTGCACTGTTCCCGCAGTGGCTGCCTCGAGGGCTTTAAGAACCGACACTATTGAAACACTACTCTCAACTCGATCCGTTGCTTGTTGAAGTCGTCGGTCAAACTCAAGCACCCGTTGCAGATCAGCCTCACTAAAACTAGAGATCCTTGTATTAAGCTGCTCAACTTGAGATTGCCACTCCTTATCAATGTATTGTCCGTAGAAAAAGACACCACCAGTTGCTAGCAATGTAGCGAATAGGAGTACATAACTGATCAAAGTAAAAACGTACACCTGCCGAGACATCACTTCACGACGTCGCTTCGCGGGACCACGCTTTGGAATGAACGAGTTATTAGAAAGATCTGCCATACTTTATATTATACGCTCCTTAGTAACAAAAACGGCTAAGTGACTGTGGAAACGTTACTCAAATACTCGCAACGCTGCACCAAGCGCAACAGTAAACGAAGGACCAATGTTTTTCATGTTGTCTTCCATAAAAGCTGGGTACGCGACCTTAGAAAATGGATTCGCCAACAGAATTTCACGACCCAGTGTCTCTTTAAGATTGCCTACCATGCCTGGGAAGAGTGAACCACCGCCAGACAAGTATATTGAAGTTAGTTTATTGCCGGTTCGATCCTCATACTCTCGCAGTACCTGATTGAATTCTCGAAATGCCCGATCGTAGCTACTGTCATGCGCTCGTTTCAACTCTGAAAACTGCGCGTCGTTTTTATCGGCGGCTAGCTTGCGCTGCTCAGCTTCAGAAAAATCAATTGAAAGTGCACTTGCGATCTGCTTGGTTGCCAATGTACCGCCAGCACGGATACGATACATACGCATGAGTAATCCCTTTCGAGCAATGTAAAGCTTTGATGAAACTGCACCAATATCGATCACTGCAACATTATCTTCATCACTATCAAACAGACTTCGCATCGTACTGAAACACTCGATCTCAGTTGGCGGCTGAGTAAGTCCAGCAAACTGCATCAATATCTTGAAGCGTTCTAATGCTGAATTTTGAATCGCAGCAATGAGAACATTACGTCGATTTTCACTATTCTTCGACGCTTCTTTCTTGGTCACCTCAACCTCAGCCCAGTCCAGCGTAACTTCACTAAGCGATGCAGGAATGACCTTTCGCGCTTCCACTCGCACCATGGATGAAAGATCAGCATCTGGATCCGCTTCAATACTCACGTTGGTCACAAAACTCGACGAAAGAGGCATTGCAAACACCGCTTGTCTTCCTTGTACAGCTGATTCTCTAATGACGTCAACCAATGCTTCTTGCTCCTGCTTTGGTTCTAGGGTAACTGACTCGCCGATATCTTCTCCAACGTAGGGACCAAGTTGCACTTCACCGTATGTCGCGAGCGTAATCACTCCTTTTCGTTCCTGTAACTCAACAACTTTCATTGAAGACGAGCCAACATCAATACCAACCACTCCCTTTGCTGAGCTGCTACTCGTTAACGAGGAAAAAATATCACTGAGAGATTTCATATACTATTCACAGATATTCTAGCATGAAGAATTTCGTATACTGGTAAATATGCTCAAGTTACTCACAGCAATAGTAGACATCCTCTTCCCACCTTCGACCGAAGAAATCCTGTTGCGTTCAACCAAGCCTACAGACTACATGAAACTGTATAGACCTGGACGGATCGGCTCTTGTGAGTATCTTTGCCACTACCAAGATCCGATCATTCGCGCAGCTATCACCAGCAACAAGTTTCACTATCATCGTCGTGGATCGATACTACTCGGAACATTGTTATCAAACTGGGTCGATGAACAAGCCACAGACTGCGTATTCATACCGATACCACTCGGGAAGAAACGTATGCGGACTCGTGGTCACAATCAAGTACTGACGATCTTACAAGCTGCTAACGTAGCAACTGCACCGCACTTGCTGACACGAGAAATTGAAACGAAGCAGCAGTCAAAACTTGATAAGGTGGCTAGGCAGCAGAACGTCCGCGGAGCTTTTACATACACTGACAAACCGTTGCCACAAGGCACTACAGTGGTTGTACTGGTTGACGATGTTTTCACTACTGGCGCGACGATGCGTGCGGCGCGAGCTGCGCTCGCGCCGCACCTACCACCCCACGTAAAACTCATTTGCCTGGCGATCGCACACTAAGATCGATAGTAGGTCGGCGGGCCCTTCGGGCCCGCCGACCAAAAAAAGAAGCGAACGTTTTCACGTTCGCTTCAAGTATCAGCGGGAGGACAATCTTTGATCAGGTCAGTACACGACCAACCACTCGATTCCGCCCCTCCTTTTTTGCGTCATACAGAGCCAGATCTGCTTCTTTAAGCAGTTTTTCCGGCGTCGTTGCGAAACGCGTGTGAGCGGTCCCGACACTGACCGTTACCAGCAGGTCGTTGACGAACTCATGATCCTCGATCGCAGCGCGGATCTCCTCCGCAACTTCAGCCAACTTCTCAGCCGAAATATTTGGAAACACGACCACGAATTCTTCGCCGCCATACCGTGCCACCAAGTCGGTGTCACGAACGACCGAACGAAGTACGCGCGCGATGTCGATCAGCACCTGATCTCCAACATCATGACCGTACGTGTCATTTACCGCCTTGAAGAAATCAGCGTCGATCATGGCTGCTGCCAAGCTTTGCATCAATCCAGCGCGCTTTTCTTCGGAGTCGCGCCGTAGCAGAGGGCTCGCAAGTGCACTCAGCTGACTGGTCAGTTCACCACGGTTTGCCAGTCCCGTCATCGGATCACGCTTGGCCGATTCCTCAGCTTGCTGACGGAGCACACGCTCTTGCCGAAGCTGATCCTCAGCAACCAGCGCTCGATCACGCTCCGCGTGCATTTGATGCATTGAGTTACGAAGCCGGGCCTCCAACTCTCGCTTCTTGAGAAGCATGTAGACTGCGATGAATACGACCAGCCCAAAGACGGTCGCAAGAATGATTTCTTTCACTTTGTCCTCCCAAAGAACAATCTTTTACTGTTTTATAATTATATTACAATATATACCAAATGTCAATAAATCATTGGTTTTCAACGCTTGACACTTGCTATTTTATGTATTTGTGGTATAAATCCAGCCAGGAGGGTGGCTATTATAGTAATAATTCCCGCACAGTTTTTTGGAGCAGCAGTAATGACTTCTAAGCAGATCGGCTTCGCGGTGGCAATCCTTGCCCTGACTAGCGTCGCAAGCGCCACCGCCGCTCACATGAGCGGCATTCCCTGGTTCCAGATCCA
This genomic window contains:
- a CDS encoding GGDEF domain-containing protein, with amino-acid sequence MKEIILATVFGLVVFIAVYMLLKKRELEARLRNSMHQMHAERDRALVAEDQLRQERVLRQQAEESAKRDPMTGLANRGELTSQLSALASPLLRRDSEEKRAGLMQSLAAAMIDADFFKAVNDTYGHDVGDQVLIDIARVLRSVVRDTDLVARYGGEEFVVVFPNISAEKLAEVAEEIRAAIEDHEFVNDLLVTVSVGTAHTRFATTPEKLLKEADLALYDAKKEGRNRVVGRVLT
- the pilM gene encoding pilus assembly protein PilM, whose product is MKSLSDIFSSLTSSSSAKGVVGIDVGSSSMKVVELQERKGVITLATYGEVQLGPYVGEDIGESVTLEPKQEQEALVDVIRESAVQGRQAVFAMPLSSSFVTNVSIEADPDADLSSMVRVEARKVIPASLSEVTLDWAEVEVTKKEASKNSENRRNVLIAAIQNSALERFKILMQFAGLTQPPTEIECFSTMRSLFDSDEDNVAVIDIGAVSSKLYIARKGLLMRMYRIRAGGTLATKQIASALSIDFSEAEQRKLAADKNDAQFSELKRAHDSSYDRAFREFNQVLREYEDRTGNKLTSIYLSGGGSLFPGMVGNLKETLGREILLANPFSKVAYPAFMEDNMKNIGPSFTVALGAALRVFE
- the tadA gene encoding Flp pilus assembly complex ATPase component TadA, translating into MDPLQALQERGGVDQSFITEAERIIGETGRSYESVFEELGMSKEDVRQFMADFYQVPVFDIPEGFTVTQEILDFISEESAQHYRMVPLKVEDDVLVVGVNNPDNLQMREALNFISTKNNIPYKLVYMPDEDIVRILNFYSNLEGDVGDALETLESELDKEIAASLEESDVQTKESLEHIEEDAPVTKIVATILRYAVDGSASDIHIEPSPVEVAVRFRVDGELAKSLTLPKNVHMAVVARVKILSSMRLDERRRPQDGRFSATFDDRKIDFRVSVLPTNHGEKVVMRILDTSKGVRSLEESGISASNMELLRKIVQEPYGIILISGPTGSGKSTTLRGMIQEVDTVTKNVMSLEDPVEYDMSGVSQSQVRPEIGYTFARGLRAALRQDPDIIMVGEIRDTETAQLAIQAALTGHLVLSTIHTNNAIGVIPRLIDMGIDPYLIAPTLKLTIAQRLARTLCDGTGREEEVSPSTEARISETFKTLPQKYHKRIPESRTMLHPEPTPGCATGYSGRTAITEVLEINEEMQELILKNASEEEFFMAARKNGFITIQEDAMIKALNHEIPYEEMNVFSTKIGIETDPNETYDTVDNLNDIEVAEAIMGSDEVTSH
- a CDS encoding response regulator gives rise to the protein MKLLLIDDDAFLRDMYALKFKDTGYEVEVADGAVTALRVLERSQDFDVIMLDMIMPGMTGTELIRAIREKFPDMKAKCIVLSNQGQDEDIEEATKAGADGYIIKAEAVPSDVVKKVEAMAKK